In the Ancylobacter polymorphus genome, CCGGCGCGCGCGGCGCAGGTGTGGGCGACCGTCGGCAGGCCTCGGGAAACGACCGCGACGACATTCACGATGTTGCCAGGCTTGCCACTGTCGCGCCAGCGCAGGGCCGCCTGCTGCATCATGTAGAAGGTGCCGTTGAGGTTGGTGTCGACAACGGCGTTCCAGCCCTTCGGCTTGATGTCCAGCGCGGCCTGCGCGAACTGGCCGCCGGCATTGTTCACGAGAATATCGAGGCGCCCATGCATTTTCCACACCTCGTCTATTAGCGCCGATACCTGCTCGGGATCGCGGATCGTCATCTGGTGGGTTGTGACCGTCGTGCCGAACCGACGCAGGAACGCGGCCGCTTCTTCAAGGCGTTCGCCGTCACGGCCACAAATCGCAAGATTCGCTCCCAGCCGGGCGTAGAGCGCAGCGGTGGCCTTGCCGATGCCGGTTCCGCCGCCGGAGATCAGTGCGAGCTGCCCAGCGAAGATGCCCGGAGCAAACACCGTGGGAAGTTCGGCCAATTGATCGTCAGTGAGGGAATATTGGCTCATTTGCCGTCTCTTATCCAAGGGTCGACAATCTCTAACCGATGAAACATCAGTGTCAATATGCGCATATCAATTTCGCAGTGCGGAATAATATAACCAATTTATGTCTGTCGATAATTGCGCCGAACGGTGCGTGCAGACGCCCGGGCATTTGTGCGCCCTCTATGAAATGTCAGGAAACATAGAGATTTATCGGGCGCGCCCCGATCTTTCGCGCAATTTTACGCGGGTTTAAAAATCTGTGTCGCACCGCGAGTTTCGTGTTTCGCACAGCAGAATTCATTGACACCTGCCAACTTTGGCTTAGCGTGGAGGAAAATTAAGACTGTTCAGGGAGGAATAGGGCATGCACGTCTGTGCGTATCGTCGCCAATTGGGCGACCCGCGCCTGCGCGACTGGCTTCGCCCGTCGCAGGATCTACATTTTCCGATTGTTCGCCCCGACCATGTGCACGGGGCATGCCGCGCCGTTCCGCTGGCTTGAGGCGGACGCAAGCCTTCCGGCCGTCATCACCGCCGGCACGATTTCCGCGTCGATGAACCAGTCGCCTTTTCGAGGCGCTTGAAGGGCGGGCATCTCACGCAGGCTCACCATCTAGCGCCGATTCCCACGGACGGACATACGTTGAATGCGTAAATCCTGGATATCGAAGGACACCGTCGCCGGCTGCGTGTTTATCTCGAGCGGGCTGACGTTTGCCTATGTGTCTTATACTCAACTCACCATTGGCGCGGCCCTCGACATGGGCCCCGGCTATTTTCCCTTTGCCGTCGCCCTCTTCCTCGCGGCGCTGGGGTTGATCGTGGTCGTCAGGGGGCTGCTTGCGGCGGTCGATCCCCAGAAGCTGATCATACCATGGCGAGGCATCGTCATGATCTCGCTGTCGATCCTTGTCTTCGCGCTGACGCTGTATCCGCTCGGCCTGTTTCTGTCCGTCGTGCTTAGCGCGTTGATCGCGAGCCTCAGCCGTCCCGGGGTCGGGCTGGTCAAGTCGGTCGTCATCGGGCTCGGCATCGGGCTGTTCTGCACCATCCTGTTCGGCAAGCTGCTTGGGCTGCCGATCCCGGTGCTTGGCACATTCCTTTCGTAAAGAAGCCAAGATGGACATCTTTTCCAATATCGCTCTCGGCTTCTCCGTCGCCTTCGGCCTCAACAATATCTTCTACTGCCTTGTCGGCACGCTGATCGGAACGGCGATTGGCGTGCTGCCGGGGCTTGGGCCGCTGGCGACGATGGCGATGCTGCTGCCCTTTACCTTCGGGCTGGAACCCACGGCGGCGCTCATCATGCTCGCGGGCATGTATTACGGCTCGCAATATGGCGGCTCGACCACGGCGATCCTGATCAACCTGCCGGGCGAATCCTCCTCGGCGGTCACCACCATCGATGGCCATCCCATGGTGAAGCAGGGCCGGGCGGGTCCGGCGCTGTTCGCCGCCGGCGTCGGCTCGTTCATCGCGGGCAGCTTCGCGACCTTCCTCATCGCGCTAGTCGCCGTGCCGCTCACCGATGTCGCCCTCAGCTTCGGGCCTGCGGAGTATTTCTCGCTGATGGTGCTGGGCCTCGTCCTGTCGACGGCGCTGGCGTCGGGTTCGGCGGTGAAGGCCATCTGCATGATCTGCCTCGGATTGCTGCTCGGTCTGATAGGCCTCGATCCGAACACGGGCGTCGCCCGTTTCACAATGGGCGCGCCGGAACTCTACGAGGGGATCGACATCGTTTCCCTCGCCGTCGGCCTCTTCGGCATCAGCGAGATTCTCAAGAACCTCGAAAATCCCGAAGTGCGCGGCTCGTCGGCGCCGATCTCGAAACTCTGGCCCACCCGCGAAGACCTGCGGCGCATGTTCGCGCCCATCGCGCGCGGCACCTTCATCGGCTCCTTCCTGGGCGTGCTGCCCGGCGGCGGTGCCTTGCTCTCGTCCTTCGTCGCCTATGCGCTGGAGAAGCGGGTCAGCCGTTATCGCTCGCAACTGGGCAAGGGCGCCATCGAAGGCGTTGCCGCCCCCGAAGCGGCGAATAATGCCGGCGCGCAGACCTCCTTCATCCCCATGCTGTCGCTGGGCATTCCCGGCAATGCCACCATGGCGATCATGATCGGCGCCATGATGATGCAGGGCATCTCGCCCGGACCGACCGTCATCGTGCGCAATCCCGACCTGTTCTGGGGGCTGATCGCCTCCATGTGGATCGGCAATGCCATGCTGGTCATCCTGAACGTGCCGCTTATCGGCATCTGGGTAGCGCTGCTGCGCATTCCCTATTCGGTCATGTTCCCGGCCATCATCGTCATCTGCTGCATCGGCGCGTACAGCGTGCAGAACACGGTGTTCTCCAGCTACATCATCCTGCTGGCCGGCCTGCTCGGCTATCTGCTGATCAAGCTGGAGTGCGAACTGCCGCCGCTGATTCTCGGCTTTATTCTGGGGCCGATGCTCGAGGTGCATCTGAGGCGAGCGCTGATCATCTCGGAAGGCGACCCGTCGGTCTTCGTGACCCGACCGATCAGCGCTGTGCTGCTGTGCCTGGCCGTGGTCGCGTTGATCGTGGCGAGCCTGCCGTCGATCTCCCGCAAGCGTCAGGAAGTCTTCGTCGAAGAGGAGTGATTCGCCCGACGTCATCGCGGACTTGGTGAAAAGGGCGCGCCCACCCGGCGCGCCCTTTGCTTTCTGGCTATCCCGAGCACCGTATTATCGAGCATCGCCTCGACCAAATGAGAAAGCCGCCGTCCCGTGAAGGGCGGTGGCTTTCTCGTTCGACGGTTATTCGGCAGGTACGGCCAGGGGCAGGGGACCGGCACCGATCGTGCGGGCCCCGCCTTGCCTAGTTCCGCGAGCGCGAGAGGATGCCGCGACCAACCACCTGCGCCTGAATTTCGGCAGCGCCCTCGAAAATGTTCAGGATGCGCGCGTCGCACAGGACGCGGCTGATCTCGAACTCCAGCGCGTAGCCATTGCCGCCGTGGATCTGCAGGGCGTTGTCCGCGCTCGACCAGGCGACGCGTGCTGCGAGCAGCTTCGCCATTCCCGCCTCGATGTCGCAGCGCCTTCCTTCGTCCTTGGCGCGCGCCGCGGCATAGGTGAACGTGCGCGCCAGCACCGCTTCGGCGAACATGAGG is a window encoding:
- a CDS encoding SDR family oxidoreductase, with product MSQYSLTDDQLAELPTVFAPGIFAGQLALISGGGTGIGKATAALYARLGANLAICGRDGERLEEAAAFLRRFGTTVTTHQMTIRDPEQVSALIDEVWKMHGRLDILVNNAGGQFAQAALDIKPKGWNAVVDTNLNGTFYMMQQAALRWRDSGKPGNIVNVVAVVSRGLPTVAHTCAARAGQIFLSKTVATEWAPYNIRVNCVAPGTIATDAFNYYPPEGQASFFQANPMKRAGDVQDIAEAIIYLTAPSGKYITGELLIVDGGQQNWGDPWFAGRPEYFELDYEKSRQTSR
- a CDS encoding tripartite tricarboxylate transporter TctB family protein — its product is MRKSWISKDTVAGCVFISSGLTFAYVSYTQLTIGAALDMGPGYFPFAVALFLAALGLIVVVRGLLAAVDPQKLIIPWRGIVMISLSILVFALTLYPLGLFLSVVLSALIASLSRPGVGLVKSVVIGLGIGLFCTILFGKLLGLPIPVLGTFLS
- a CDS encoding tripartite tricarboxylate transporter permease; this encodes MDIFSNIALGFSVAFGLNNIFYCLVGTLIGTAIGVLPGLGPLATMAMLLPFTFGLEPTAALIMLAGMYYGSQYGGSTTAILINLPGESSSAVTTIDGHPMVKQGRAGPALFAAGVGSFIAGSFATFLIALVAVPLTDVALSFGPAEYFSLMVLGLVLSTALASGSAVKAICMICLGLLLGLIGLDPNTGVARFTMGAPELYEGIDIVSLAVGLFGISEILKNLENPEVRGSSAPISKLWPTREDLRRMFAPIARGTFIGSFLGVLPGGGALLSSFVAYALEKRVSRYRSQLGKGAIEGVAAPEAANNAGAQTSFIPMLSLGIPGNATMAIMIGAMMMQGISPGPTVIVRNPDLFWGLIASMWIGNAMLVILNVPLIGIWVALLRIPYSVMFPAIIVICCIGAYSVQNTVFSSYIILLAGLLGYLLIKLECELPPLILGFILGPMLEVHLRRALIISEGDPSVFVTRPISAVLLCLAVVALIVASLPSISRKRQEVFVEEE